The Vicinamibacterales bacterium genome has a window encoding:
- a CDS encoding DNA recombination protein RmuC translates to MDIALTVVAALVFGFTAGWLLASRSRASQQDQLRESFEALAAATLKSSTDEFLKLADQKIGNVSKEAALDLGRRQQELGSLVGPIKDTLIQVDAKLKEVEKSRVDDSASMRTMLSLVGQTQQQLQQETQNLVRALRSPGVRGRWGEVQLRKVVELAGMMEHCDFDEQPTVFTESGRLRPDLIINLPGGRSIVVDAKAPLEAFLDAQGASDDGVRSGKLADHVRQVKDHVTKLGAKAYWDQFPASPEMVVLFLPAEAIYMAALEQDALLIDYGVTRNVIIASPLTLIALLRAAAFGWKQERLTINAEEISRLGKALHESIATMADHFEDLRKRMDGTFSTFNRVVGSFENNVLVKARRFRELGAGSAKEIPLIDPLETVARKLDAPTQQGLLDSEETEATSGERS, encoded by the coding sequence TTGGACATCGCACTCACAGTCGTCGCCGCCCTGGTGTTCGGCTTTACCGCCGGATGGCTGCTGGCATCCCGCAGCCGCGCCAGCCAGCAGGACCAACTGCGCGAATCGTTCGAAGCCCTCGCCGCGGCCACGCTCAAGTCGAGCACGGATGAATTCCTGAAGCTCGCCGACCAGAAGATCGGCAACGTCTCGAAAGAGGCCGCGCTGGATCTGGGCCGCCGCCAGCAGGAACTGGGGTCGCTGGTCGGCCCCATCAAAGACACGCTCATCCAGGTTGACGCCAAGCTGAAGGAAGTCGAGAAGTCGCGCGTGGACGACAGCGCCAGCATGCGGACCATGCTGAGCCTCGTCGGCCAGACGCAGCAGCAGTTGCAGCAGGAAACGCAGAACCTGGTGCGCGCGTTGCGGTCACCCGGGGTCCGCGGCCGCTGGGGCGAAGTACAGCTGCGCAAGGTCGTGGAGCTGGCCGGGATGATGGAGCACTGCGATTTCGACGAGCAGCCCACCGTCTTCACGGAATCCGGTCGCCTGCGCCCCGACCTGATCATCAACCTGCCCGGCGGCCGGTCGATCGTCGTCGATGCCAAGGCGCCGCTCGAGGCGTTTCTCGATGCCCAGGGCGCCTCAGACGACGGGGTGCGGAGCGGGAAGCTGGCGGACCACGTGCGCCAGGTGAAGGACCACGTCACCAAGCTGGGCGCCAAGGCCTACTGGGATCAGTTCCCGGCCTCGCCGGAGATGGTCGTGTTGTTCCTGCCGGCCGAAGCGATCTACATGGCCGCACTCGAGCAGGACGCGCTGCTGATCGACTACGGCGTGACCCGCAACGTCATCATCGCCAGCCCGTTGACGCTGATTGCGCTGTTACGGGCGGCCGCGTTCGGCTGGAAGCAGGAGCGGCTGACGATCAACGCCGAAGAGATCAGCCGGCTGGGCAAGGCGCTGCACGAAAGCATCGCGACCATGGCGGACCACTTCGAAGATCTGCGCAAGAGAATGGACGGGACGTTCTCGACGTTCAACAGGGTGGTTGGCTCGTTCGAGAACAACGTGCTCGTCAAGGCGCGCCGGTTCCGCGAGCTCGGCGCCGGGAGCGCGAAGGAAATCCCGCTGATCGATCCGCTCGAAACCGTGGCGCGCAAGCTGGACGCGCCCACCCAGCAGGGTTTGCTCGATTCGGAAGAGACCGAAGCTACGTCAGGAGAGCGTTCATGA